The following proteins are encoded in a genomic region of Aliiroseovarius sp. F47248L:
- a CDS encoding DUF308 domain-containing protein — MKHWVFWMIAGVISIVGGVLALTNPLAASLTAEILVGWSFLLIGLIVAFSAFRDQGWGARIFLLLFGLLFLLLGINLLANPLQGLLALTYIIAILLMVAGLFRLLLAFQAEFRPFRWIMVLSAALSIILALMIFSNFPQSAAVVLGVYLAIELISNGVSLIVIALARKSILNELG, encoded by the coding sequence ATGAAACACTGGGTTTTCTGGATGATCGCCGGCGTAATCTCGATCGTCGGAGGTGTCCTAGCACTGACAAATCCACTTGCTGCATCACTGACTGCTGAAATACTTGTCGGTTGGTCTTTCCTGTTGATTGGCCTGATTGTCGCGTTCTCGGCGTTTCGTGACCAAGGCTGGGGCGCACGCATATTTCTTTTGCTGTTTGGGCTGCTCTTCCTGTTGTTGGGTATCAATTTGCTGGCTAATCCGCTTCAAGGTCTTCTGGCCCTGACTTACATAATAGCGATCTTGCTGATGGTGGCTGGTCTGTTTCGTCTGCTTCTGGCGTTTCAGGCTGAGTTTCGGCCATTCCGCTGGATCATGGTCTTGTCCGCGGCGCTTTCAATCATTCTGGCATTGATGATCTTCTCGAATTTCCCGCAATCGGCAGCAGTGGTCCTGGGTGTCTATCTTGCGATTGAGCTGATTTCGAATGGTGTGTCGTTGATCGTTATTGCCTTGGCACGCAAGTCTATCTTGAATGAACTGGGATAG
- a CDS encoding ABC transporter ATP-binding protein codes for MTDQKPILEVSNLCTTFRRGGVALPAVRDVSFSVGQGEVLGLVGESGSGKSVTLRSILGLSRRYGDVTGEVRWMGQDIASLPERKLRHIRGGEIAMIFQEPMTSLNPLLTVGMQLTETLKAHTDLSRAARRDRAIEMLDHVGIPAAASRLGEFPHQFSGGMRQRVMIAIALAASPKLLLADEPTTALDVTIQAQILDLILSLADEMQMGVILVTHDLGVVAQTCENVAVMYAGRVVEQGAVRQVLGTPRHPYTVGLMRSVPQNVPPRTQLYSVPGTPPSLEALPVGCAFASRCQNRTEHCLTARPSLDAIADDRRVACFNPVPAEKAGAA; via the coding sequence ATGACAGATCAAAAACCAATCCTCGAGGTCAGCAACCTGTGCACTACGTTTCGTCGTGGCGGGGTTGCATTGCCAGCTGTGCGCGATGTCAGTTTTTCGGTCGGGCAAGGCGAAGTGCTTGGCCTTGTGGGCGAAAGCGGGTCGGGCAAAAGCGTGACCCTGCGGTCCATCCTAGGGCTGTCGCGGCGTTACGGCGATGTGACGGGCGAAGTTCGCTGGATGGGCCAAGACATCGCGTCATTGCCTGAACGCAAACTGCGTCACATTCGCGGCGGCGAAATTGCGATGATTTTTCAGGAACCCATGACCTCGCTTAACCCGTTGTTGACGGTGGGAATGCAGCTGACCGAGACTTTGAAGGCGCATACTGATCTTAGCCGAGCTGCGCGTAGGGATCGCGCGATCGAGATGTTGGATCATGTGGGTATTCCTGCCGCGGCCTCGCGTCTGGGTGAGTTTCCGCATCAGTTTTCCGGGGGAATGCGCCAGCGTGTGATGATTGCCATCGCCCTTGCGGCCAGTCCGAAATTGTTGCTGGCGGATGAACCGACGACGGCGCTTGATGTTACCATTCAGGCACAAATTCTGGACCTGATCCTGTCATTGGCCGATGAAATGCAGATGGGCGTAATCCTTGTTACGCATGATCTGGGGGTGGTGGCACAAACCTGTGAAAACGTCGCCGTCATGTATGCGGGGCGCGTGGTTGAACAAGGTGCGGTGCGTCAGGTTTTGGGCACCCCGCGCCATCCTTACACGGTCGGATTGATGCGGTCGGTGCCGCAAAATGTGCCCCCACGCACGCAGCTGTATTCGGTGCCCGGCACCCCGCCCAGCCTTGAGGCTTTGCCAGTCGGCTGCGCCTTTGCATCGCGTTGTCAGAACCGGACGGAACACTGTTTGACCGCGCGTCCAAGTCTTGATGCCATTGCAGATGATCGGCGTGTGGCGTGTTTCAACCCAGTTCCCGCTGAAAAGGCAGGTGCCGCATGA
- a CDS encoding ABC transporter permease, translated as MSDISLSESEATKPQKTRLQLALRKPGFLIGVAIIGFSTLLAIAPGLFAPYDPNFIDYNAVRQPPSWAHPFGTDMLGRDSLSRVISAYTVNMQMALLATIFALIIGVTVGALVGYYRGVADMIFGRFVDAIITFPFLVLVIAVVAVLGPGLINMYIAITMVGWVYYARLMRAEVIAQMGNDYSAAGVVMGYSDRRIIFRHLLPNAITPVIVYWMTDMALAILLGSSLGYLGLGAQPPQAEWGVLIAEGRNFITTAWWLSLMPGVAIVLTGLGFSLIGDGLADLLRPRG; from the coding sequence ATGAGCGACATATCCCTGTCTGAATCCGAGGCCACAAAGCCGCAAAAAACTCGTTTGCAACTTGCCTTGCGCAAGCCGGGGTTTCTGATTGGTGTGGCGATCATCGGTTTTTCCACTCTACTGGCCATCGCGCCGGGGTTGTTTGCGCCGTATGACCCGAATTTCATTGATTATAACGCCGTGCGCCAGCCGCCCAGTTGGGCGCATCCGTTTGGCACAGACATGCTGGGGCGTGACAGTCTAAGCCGTGTGATTTCTGCCTATACGGTCAATATGCAAATGGCGTTGTTGGCGACCATCTTTGCACTGATCATTGGCGTCACAGTCGGTGCGCTGGTCGGGTATTATCGCGGGGTGGCTGACATGATCTTTGGTCGCTTTGTCGATGCGATCATCACGTTTCCATTCCTTGTGCTGGTCATTGCCGTTGTTGCCGTTCTGGGGCCGGGGCTGATCAACATGTATATCGCGATCACGATGGTGGGCTGGGTTTATTACGCCCGCCTGATGCGCGCTGAGGTGATTGCCCAGATGGGCAATGATTACTCCGCTGCCGGTGTTGTCATGGGGTATTCTGATCGTCGCATCATCTTTCGCCACCTTTTGCCCAACGCAATCACGCCGGTCATCGTTTACTGGATGACCGATATGGCGTTGGCGATCCTGCTTGGCTCATCGCTTGGCTATCTGGGATTGGGCGCGCAACCGCCGCAAGCGGAATGGGGTGTGTTGATCGCCGAAGGGCGGAATTTCATCACAACCGCATGGTGGCTGAGCCTGATGCCCGGTGTTGCCATCGTTCTGACGGGTCTCGGGTTTTCGCTGATCGGCGACGGCTTGGCCGATCTTCTGCGGCCACGCGGATGA
- a CDS encoding ABC transporter permease, with protein MATLQYILKRLFLMIPTFFLVMIIIFVLVRFLPGDPAIAIAGDRASDADLEAIRERLGLNEPMLVQFWLFVTNTIQGDLGRSILMRAPVTEVIFNRLPTTAFLTLYAVGLSLLIAGPLAFVAALNRGRWPDALIRTVFQVGLSMPVFYIGLILLTFLAAQLRWFPVGGYGDSFGARLYHLFLPSVAVALYTSAIIMRNLRSAIIEVLDAEYVQFARAKGLPNRLILGRHVLRNALISTVTLLGLSIGNLMSGTLVTETVFAVPGVGRLMLEAIFARDYPLIQGLTLTFAVLVSVVFLLTDLFQSTLDPRMRLT; from the coding sequence TTGGCGACCCTTCAATACATTCTCAAACGCCTGTTTTTGATGATCCCCACGTTCTTTCTGGTGATGATCATCATCTTTGTGCTGGTGCGGTTTCTACCTGGAGATCCGGCCATCGCGATTGCAGGGGATCGTGCATCCGATGCGGATCTAGAGGCGATCCGCGAGCGTCTTGGCCTGAACGAACCGATGCTGGTGCAGTTCTGGTTGTTTGTGACAAACACCATTCAAGGTGATCTGGGCCGCTCGATCCTGATGCGCGCGCCGGTGACCGAGGTGATTTTTAACCGCTTGCCCACCACGGCCTTTCTGACCCTGTATGCGGTGGGGCTTTCGCTGCTGATTGCAGGCCCGTTGGCCTTTGTTGCTGCGTTGAACCGTGGTCGCTGGCCGGATGCGCTGATCCGCACTGTGTTTCAGGTCGGGCTTTCCATGCCGGTCTTCTATATCGGATTGATATTGTTGACGTTCCTCGCCGCCCAGCTGCGTTGGTTCCCCGTTGGCGGATATGGCGACTCGTTCGGAGCACGGCTTTACCATCTGTTCTTACCTTCGGTCGCCGTTGCGCTTTATACATCAGCGATCATCATGCGAAATCTCAGGTCAGCGATTATCGAGGTGCTGGATGCCGAATACGTCCAATTCGCCCGCGCCAAGGGATTGCCCAACCGGTTGATCCTTGGTCGTCATGTGTTGCGTAACGCGTTGATTTCGACTGTCACCCTGTTGGGTCTTTCCATAGGCAATCTGATGAGCGGCACCCTTGTCACCGAAACCGTGTTTGCCGTGCCCGGTGTTGGCCGCCTGATGCTTGAGGCGATTTTTGCTCGTGACTATCCGCTGATCCAAGGGCTGACCTTAACCTTCGCAGTGCTTGTGTCAGTCGTCTTTTTGTTGACCGACCTTTTCCAAAGCACGCTTGATCCAAGGATGCGTCTGACATGA
- a CDS encoding oligopeptide/dipeptide ABC transporter ATP-binding protein, whose translation MTIEDLGLEFPLGRTLFDVMQRRPGRVVNALNGVSLQLNKGETLGVVGESGCGKSTLARCIVRLYEPQHGQIHYHGQDIFEAEAKKDRSYNRRVQMMFQDPYSSLNPRMTTGQILSEALSVHEMRAPDEIPARVAELLELVRLPQDAADKLPHEFSGGQRQRIAIARALAVEPEVLIADELVSALDVSVQAQVVNLLLELQERLNLTILFVAHDLRLVRHVSNRVAVIYLGRIVEIGDSETLFSRPSHPYSQALLSAAPSLDPDDKGKAIRLEGELPSPLNVPSGCPFHVRCRHATEFCKREVPALLPRDGRGEVACHHVEEINQDA comes from the coding sequence ATGACAATCGAAGACCTTGGGCTGGAGTTTCCGCTCGGGCGCACGTTGTTTGATGTGATGCAACGACGCCCCGGACGTGTGGTGAACGCACTGAACGGTGTCAGTCTTCAGCTTAACAAAGGCGAAACCCTTGGTGTTGTTGGGGAAAGTGGGTGCGGGAAATCCACACTCGCCCGCTGTATCGTGCGCCTTTACGAACCACAACACGGGCAAATCCATTACCACGGGCAGGATATTTTCGAAGCCGAGGCCAAGAAGGATCGCAGCTACAACCGGCGCGTTCAGATGATGTTTCAGGACCCGTATTCGTCGTTGAATCCGCGCATGACGACAGGGCAAATTCTGTCAGAAGCGCTTAGCGTGCACGAGATGCGCGCGCCTGACGAAATTCCAGCCCGCGTTGCCGAGTTGTTGGAACTGGTAAGGCTTCCGCAGGACGCAGCCGACAAACTGCCGCATGAATTTTCGGGCGGGCAAAGGCAACGTATCGCCATTGCGCGGGCATTGGCGGTTGAGCCCGAAGTCCTGATCGCTGACGAACTGGTTTCGGCGTTGGATGTATCCGTGCAGGCGCAGGTGGTGAACCTGCTTCTTGAGCTGCAAGAGCGTCTGAATCTGACGATCCTTTTTGTCGCACATGATCTTCGTTTGGTACGCCATGTCTCAAATCGGGTGGCTGTGATTTATCTGGGAAGGATTGTCGAAATCGGTGACAGCGAAACCTTGTTTTCGCGCCCGTCGCATCCGTATTCCCAGGCTTTGCTCAGTGCCGCTCCGTCGCTTGACCCGGATGACAAAGGCAAGGCAATTCGTCTGGAAGGAGAGCTGCCATCGCCGTTGAACGTGCCATCGGGATGCCCGTTTCACGTGCGCTGCCGTCACGCCACAGAATTCTGCAAACGCGAGGTTCCCGCCCTTTTGCCACGAGATGGCCGGGGCGAGGTTGCTTGCCACCATGTTGAAGAGATTAACCAAGATGCCTGA
- a CDS encoding aminopeptidase P family protein: MPDTALTDPAQRVAALRDEMTNRGLDAFILPRFDAHQGEYVAPHDRRLAYITGFTGSAGVAIVTQDIVAVFVDGRYSVQVGNECAGPLFTHHHLFDDPPEMWLSKTAGQGWRVGYDPMHVPPAWFDRFKAACDPIEAALIAQDDNPVDAVWPDQPAPPTAQITEFPLQFAGKSCVEKCDDLVAHLKQAEADFIVDTQPDNIAWFLNVRGGDVDFNPMPHSFLLVSKSGDITWFVNAEKLRDFDRSNLPENVEILAQTVLLPTLGKRITAEHKVLIDPDFSPVAVRQVIESAGASVLSECSKLTLTKAHKNPTEIEGLRACHIQDGVAWTEFSAWLAQEVPARAAAGNPLSEREAEDKILEFRKARPGFLSESFNSISAAAENAAMCHYATTPDRNAQILPENPYLLDSGGQYDTGTTDATRSFSFGQRPDGYDRAYTAVFKAFYALATLRFPQGTQGHHIDAICRRPLWDLGLDYDHGTGHGIGHRLSVHEHPQRIGKPVSPVDLSPGMVLSIEPGYYKADHFGIRIENLFDIVLEDDGFMSFRNMTYAPIQTDMLIMDALTVPERLWLEAYNKMVADVLSPLLSDQAKAWLMSQLNVA, encoded by the coding sequence ATGCCTGACACTGCCTTGACCGATCCCGCGCAACGCGTTGCCGCATTGCGTGATGAAATGACAAATCGTGGGCTGGATGCGTTCATTCTGCCGCGCTTTGATGCCCATCAAGGCGAATATGTTGCCCCGCATGACAGAAGACTGGCCTATATCACAGGGTTTACCGGATCCGCTGGTGTGGCGATCGTCACGCAAGACATCGTCGCAGTGTTTGTGGACGGGCGTTACAGCGTGCAGGTGGGCAATGAATGTGCCGGCCCGTTGTTTACTCATCACCATTTGTTCGATGATCCACCCGAAATGTGGCTGAGTAAAACTGCGGGGCAGGGCTGGCGCGTTGGATATGATCCGATGCATGTGCCCCCTGCGTGGTTTGATCGGTTCAAGGCTGCTTGCGATCCGATTGAGGCTGCGTTGATTGCGCAAGATGACAACCCCGTGGATGCCGTCTGGCCGGATCAACCCGCGCCACCGACAGCGCAGATCACCGAATTTCCGCTGCAATTCGCGGGAAAGAGCTGCGTTGAGAAATGCGATGATCTTGTCGCCCACTTAAAACAGGCCGAGGCGGATTTCATCGTCGACACTCAGCCCGACAACATCGCGTGGTTTTTGAACGTGCGCGGAGGGGATGTGGATTTCAACCCGATGCCGCATTCATTCCTGCTGGTCAGTAAAAGCGGCGATATCACGTGGTTCGTGAACGCAGAAAAGCTGCGGGATTTTGATCGCAGCAACCTGCCTGAAAATGTTGAAATACTGGCGCAAACGGTGCTGTTGCCAACCCTTGGGAAGCGTATCACCGCAGAACATAAGGTGTTGATTGACCCTGATTTCTCACCTGTGGCCGTGCGGCAGGTGATTGAAAGCGCTGGGGCAAGCGTTCTGAGCGAATGCAGCAAACTGACTTTGACCAAAGCCCATAAAAACCCGACCGAGATCGAAGGGCTGCGCGCCTGCCACATACAGGATGGCGTCGCGTGGACCGAATTCAGCGCATGGCTGGCGCAAGAGGTGCCCGCCCGCGCCGCAGCAGGTAACCCCCTATCCGAACGCGAGGCCGAGGATAAAATCCTTGAGTTTCGCAAAGCCCGTCCCGGCTTCCTAAGCGAAAGTTTCAATTCCATTTCGGCGGCGGCAGAAAATGCGGCGATGTGCCATTACGCAACCACACCTGATCGCAACGCACAGATTTTGCCCGAGAATCCCTATCTTCTGGACAGCGGTGGGCAATATGACACCGGCACAACCGACGCGACACGTAGTTTTTCATTTGGCCAGCGCCCCGACGGGTATGACCGCGCCTATACGGCGGTGTTCAAAGCGTTTTATGCATTGGCAACCCTTAGATTTCCGCAAGGCACGCAGGGCCATCACATTGACGCGATTTGTCGCCGTCCCTTGTGGGATCTGGGTCTGGATTATGACCACGGCACAGGGCACGGCATTGGCCACCGTCTGTCGGTTCACGAACACCCCCAGCGCATTGGCAAACCTGTCAGTCCGGTTGATCTGTCGCCCGGAATGGTGCTGTCAATCGAGCCTGGATACTACAAGGCCGACCATTTCGGCATTCGGATCGAAAACCTTTTCGACATTGTTCTGGAAGATGACGGATTCATGTCCTTCAGGAACATGACCTATGCCCCGATCCAAACTGACATGTTGATTATGGACGCATTGACTGTTCCGGAAAGGCTTTGGCTGGAAGCTTATAACAAAATGGTAGCGGACGTCCTTTCACCACTCCTATCAGACCAGGCGAAAGCGTGGCTAATGTCTCAGTTGAACGTCGCATAA
- a CDS encoding phospholipase D family protein produces MKRFAIRLFKVVLTLSIAVLIARLVFHLPDISERPFSQALPHDISTTLGARVSSANQAHLGKSGVLPLENGHDAISSRLALINAAEHSIDVQYYIWHDDISGILMFEALRKAAERGVRVRLLLDDNGVPGLDGIMATLNSLNNFEIRLFNPSTIRTPKLLGYSFDFFRMNRRMHNKALIVDGSVAIIGGRNIGDEYFEVGDDNFYIDMDVLAAGTVVAETSSAFDDYWNSQSVFGVETIIDEPGDIEAFKSRVTQVRDSHDAAVFLEQTSASARKFAQGNVALEWTDVQLVTDDPVKGLGIATRDQLMITRLGEIMGKVEKRLDLVSAYFVPGRQGTQWFTALAKDGKYVRILTNALNTTDVLMVHAGYTKYRTDLLAAGVDLYELKLRGGGSSEAELQTMPFGLSGASLHAKTFALDQKRVFIGSFNFDPRSATLNCEMGFLIDSPTLARRVSGGFDGPVQDVSYQPEISSEHDLVWREKTEDGQTILHTDEPGSTALQRLAFLVLGVLPIEWLL; encoded by the coding sequence ATGAAGAGGTTTGCTATTCGTCTGTTCAAGGTTGTCTTGACGCTGAGTATCGCGGTTTTAATCGCACGCCTCGTCTTCCATCTACCGGATATATCCGAACGTCCCTTCAGTCAGGCTTTACCGCATGATATTTCAACCACGCTCGGCGCGCGGGTTAGCTCTGCAAATCAGGCGCACCTCGGCAAAAGTGGTGTATTGCCGTTGGAAAACGGCCACGACGCGATCTCAAGCCGGCTTGCTCTGATCAACGCTGCTGAACACTCGATCGACGTTCAATACTATATTTGGCACGACGACATCTCGGGCATTCTTATGTTCGAAGCTTTGCGCAAGGCAGCCGAACGCGGAGTACGGGTGCGTCTGTTGCTGGACGACAATGGTGTGCCGGGGTTGGACGGCATCATGGCCACGCTGAATTCCCTGAACAACTTCGAGATCAGGCTGTTCAATCCATCGACCATACGCACTCCGAAACTGTTGGGGTATTCCTTCGATTTCTTTCGCATGAACCGTCGGATGCACAACAAAGCCCTGATCGTTGATGGATCGGTTGCGATCATCGGAGGCCGCAACATAGGTGACGAGTATTTTGAAGTTGGCGATGACAATTTCTATATCGACATGGATGTGTTGGCGGCGGGGACGGTGGTTGCGGAAACGTCGTCGGCATTTGATGATTATTGGAACAGCCAGTCTGTCTTTGGGGTTGAGACAATCATTGACGAACCCGGTGACATCGAGGCGTTCAAGTCCCGTGTCACCCAGGTGCGGGACAGTCATGATGCAGCTGTGTTTTTGGAGCAAACGAGTGCCAGCGCGAGAAAATTTGCGCAAGGAAATGTTGCCTTGGAATGGACTGATGTCCAACTTGTGACCGACGACCCCGTGAAGGGATTGGGGATTGCCACGCGCGACCAACTTATGATCACGCGGTTGGGTGAAATCATGGGTAAAGTTGAAAAGCGTCTTGATCTTGTGTCGGCCTATTTTGTCCCAGGACGCCAGGGAACCCAATGGTTCACGGCACTTGCCAAAGACGGCAAGTATGTTCGTATTCTGACCAACGCCCTGAACACCACGGATGTGTTGATGGTCCATGCTGGCTATACAAAATACAGAACTGATCTGTTGGCAGCCGGTGTTGATCTTTACGAACTCAAGCTGCGCGGAGGCGGGTCGTCAGAGGCGGAACTTCAAACCATGCCCTTCGGACTGTCTGGGGCTAGCCTGCACGCCAAAACATTTGCGTTGGATCAAAAGCGGGTCTTCATTGGGTCGTTCAATTTCGACCCGCGATCTGCAACATTGAATTGTGAGATGGGCTTCCTGATCGACAGCCCGACCCTTGCACGCCGGGTGAGTGGCGGATTCGACGGCCCCGTGCAGGATGTCAGCTATCAACCCGAAATCTCATCCGAACATGACCTGGTATGGCGTGAAAAAACAGAAGATGGGCAGACGATCCTGCACACAGATGAACCCGGCTCAACGGCACTCCAGCGCTTGGCTTTCTTGGTTCTGGGCGTGCTGCCAATCGAGTGGCTGCTGTGA